A DNA window from Methylocystis heyeri contains the following coding sequences:
- a CDS encoding transcriptional regulator produces the protein MTAAVKVNSLPLVKALFLDKAREAYGAALPQWIEELAKYADANTAAAAGRKIGVSASTVSQILSNSYGARDWGGIEARVRGELMRETVVCPVLDEITKGYCQDEQAKSFTGTSATRTALFHACRGGCEHSRLKVAGGVDG, from the coding sequence ATGACCGCGGCTGTTAAGGTTAATTCTTTACCGCTTGTTAAGGCTCTGTTTCTCGACAAGGCGCGCGAGGCCTATGGCGCCGCGCTTCCCCAATGGATCGAGGAGCTGGCCAAATATGCCGACGCCAACACTGCGGCGGCGGCCGGGCGCAAGATCGGCGTGTCGGCATCGACCGTCTCGCAGATCCTCTCCAACAGCTACGGCGCTCGCGACTGGGGCGGAATCGAAGCGCGCGTGCGCGGCGAGCTGATGCGGGAGACCGTGGTCTGCCCGGTGCTGGATGAAATCACCAAGGGCTATTGCCAGGACGAACAGGCCAAGTCCTTCACCGGCACCAGCGCGACGCGCACCGCGCTGTTCCACGCCTGCCGCGGCGGCTGCGAGCATTCGCGGCTCAAAGTTGCGGGAGGCGTCGATGGCTGA
- a CDS encoding ParB/RepB/Spo0J family partition protein gives MQIPEKIAIADIDATDRLRPVDVAHAQFIADSIERKGNGVVGEGLDQPIIVRPKSAGGYQLVIGGHRHWAMVDLGWKELVVGKHVMVQELDDLEAKIAEIDENVARRDLNPLDRAIFIAKRRELFVKKYGETRGRKRKDIEFKEEEKNPNLGVFLSSRFSEETAKRIGYSKGTIDRALHIANNLSEEIIAAIRGTGVETNQQELLALAEAEPEQQLALARKISSGEAKTVLQAKWACGFERQPANDPQGRLLTNLSESFDKASKATRASFMKKFGLAYAETRR, from the coding sequence ATGCAAATCCCCGAAAAAATCGCCATCGCGGACATAGACGCCACGGACCGTCTTCGGCCGGTCGACGTGGCGCATGCTCAATTCATCGCAGATTCGATCGAGCGCAAAGGCAATGGCGTTGTCGGCGAAGGCCTCGATCAGCCGATCATCGTCCGCCCCAAGTCGGCGGGCGGCTATCAGCTCGTCATCGGCGGCCACCGCCACTGGGCGATGGTCGATCTCGGCTGGAAAGAACTGGTCGTCGGCAAGCACGTCATGGTGCAGGAACTCGACGATCTCGAAGCGAAAATCGCCGAGATCGACGAGAACGTAGCCCGCCGCGACCTTAATCCATTGGATCGGGCGATCTTCATCGCCAAGCGCCGGGAACTCTTCGTCAAAAAATATGGGGAGACGCGCGGTCGCAAGCGCAAAGACATTGAATTCAAAGAGGAAGAAAAAAACCCCAACTTGGGGGTTTTTCTCTCCTCCCGCTTTTCCGAGGAGACGGCGAAGCGGATCGGCTACAGCAAGGGCACTATCGATCGCGCACTCCATATCGCTAACAATTTGTCTGAAGAGATCATCGCCGCCATTCGCGGCACCGGGGTCGAGACCAATCAGCAGGAGCTGCTCGCCCTGGCCGAGGCCGAGCCCGAACAGCAGCTCGCCCTGGCGCGCAAAATCTCCTCGGGCGAGGCCAAAACGGTGCTGCAGGCCAAATGGGCCTGCGGCTTCGAGCGGCAGCCCGCCAACGACCCGCAAGGCCGCCTGCTCACAAACCTCTCCGAGTCCTTCGACAAGGCCAGCAAGGCCACGCGCGCCTCTTTCATGAAGAAGTTCGGGCTCGCCTACGCGGAGACGCGGAGATGA
- a CDS encoding AAA family ATPase produces MSNLSPPVKPRGSIAALKNVSGFFELVSRVRDRSPSLPNIGVMHGRSGDGKSYASIYAQNKTRAIRVEVGDSWTRKTLLCAILQECGVHRPSGSVAELSQLAIQTLAEEPRRPLFVDEADKICDKNYIELIREIAMGSNVPVLLIGEERLPSKLAQVERLHNRILAWFGAEPCDLADARKLAELLLPESVTIEDALLDEIRVQGDGRARRIATSLDGVGHWARNAGVKAVSKANYDGAIYTGEAPKARAAKLIVKPEIVASNTRRAS; encoded by the coding sequence ATGTCAAACCTGTCCCCTCCCGTCAAACCCCGCGGCAGTATCGCGGCGTTGAAGAATGTTTCGGGATTCTTCGAACTGGTTTCGCGCGTGCGCGATCGCTCGCCGTCGCTGCCCAATATCGGCGTCATGCACGGCCGCTCCGGCGACGGCAAAAGCTACGCCTCGATCTATGCGCAGAACAAGACGCGGGCCATTCGCGTCGAGGTCGGCGACAGCTGGACCCGCAAGACTTTGCTTTGCGCGATCCTGCAGGAATGCGGCGTGCACCGGCCTTCGGGCTCGGTGGCGGAGCTGTCGCAGCTCGCGATCCAGACGCTGGCGGAAGAACCGCGCCGGCCGCTCTTTGTCGACGAAGCCGACAAGATTTGCGACAAGAATTACATCGAGCTGATCCGCGAAATCGCCATGGGCTCCAACGTGCCCGTGCTGCTGATCGGCGAGGAGCGGCTGCCCTCGAAGCTCGCCCAGGTCGAACGGCTGCACAACCGAATCCTCGCTTGGTTCGGGGCGGAGCCCTGCGATCTCGCCGATGCGCGAAAGCTCGCCGAGCTGCTCCTGCCCGAAAGCGTCACGATCGAGGACGCTCTGCTCGACGAAATCCGCGTGCAGGGCGACGGCCGCGCCCGCCGCATCGCCACCAGCCTCGACGGCGTTGGACATTGGGCCCGCAACGCCGGCGTGAAGGCGGTTTCAAAGGCCAATTACGACGGCGCGATCTACACCGGCGAAGCGCCCAAGGCGCGCGCCGCCAAGCTCATCGTGAAGCCCGAAATCGTCGCCTCCAACACGCGGAGGGCTTCGTGA
- a CDS encoding DDE-type integrase/transposase/recombinase: MNSWLSLQELADLALPGLPATPRGWRDWAERNGWDERAGMVRARSGRGGGLEYHIELLPPESLAAYVAGTLGLVDATKESAAGCDQLSLPMMESRDARMALVMAADRLAVEGSMSHRTADRLFAALYNAERIDVAAWVRSQIKQTSAKTLQRWRIAARRDKSRLGVDRGAARRGKGALDVAEDGKVKAFILAHVAHQPHLSADHVRTLVADRFAGLELPSKRTFQLYLTRLKADNGVLLTRVTNPDRFKSAFRVSGANSHPVTRLNELWQIDASPADVLCVDGRHSVYVCIDIFSRRLCIYLSRTPKAEAVALLMRKAILEWGAPERLKLDNGSDFIAKASQRLFASLEIEVEFSAPFSPEQKGHVERAIGSMQRDLMPLLPGFIGHSVKDRKVIEERKAFSARLGQDDARAFGVELTARELQAYLDDWARGRYASRPHSGIDGVSPQAKAASYAGKVRRVADERALDLLLAPLAGADGLRMVGKQGVRIDGSFYLPTTVLPGDRVFVRMDPADMGRAFLFSPDGETFLGEAICPELAGVDPVEAVARAKSAQKALLEEGTKELRAGMRRIKPRDMAEAVLRQGALESGKLAIFPRPAETHETPALAAAKEALSPVEEVKAYLAEKTQEQAPSTSVVRLPETKQQRFKRALELEAAIARSEAIPTDLALWLGGYQAGAEYAAMKAMFEDFGEQALK, encoded by the coding sequence ATGAACAGCTGGCTCTCGCTCCAGGAACTCGCTGACCTCGCGCTGCCCGGCCTGCCGGCGACGCCGCGCGGCTGGCGTGACTGGGCGGAGCGCAACGGCTGGGACGAGCGCGCCGGCATGGTGCGGGCGCGCTCGGGGCGCGGCGGCGGGCTCGAATACCACATCGAGCTGCTGCCGCCCGAAAGCCTCGCGGCCTATGTCGCCGGGACCCTTGGCCTCGTCGACGCCACCAAGGAGAGCGCCGCGGGCTGCGACCAGCTCTCCCTGCCGATGATGGAGTCCCGCGACGCCCGCATGGCGCTGGTGATGGCCGCGGACCGGCTCGCGGTCGAGGGCTCCATGAGCCACCGCACGGCGGACCGGCTGTTCGCGGCGCTCTACAACGCCGAGCGCATCGACGTCGCGGCCTGGGTGCGCTCGCAGATCAAACAGACGAGCGCAAAGACGCTCCAGCGCTGGCGCATCGCGGCGCGGCGCGACAAATCCCGCCTCGGAGTCGATCGAGGCGCGGCGCGCAGGGGTAAGGGCGCGTTGGACGTGGCGGAGGATGGTAAGGTGAAGGCGTTCATCCTCGCCCATGTCGCCCATCAGCCGCATCTTTCCGCGGATCATGTCCGCACGCTGGTGGCGGATCGTTTCGCGGGGCTGGAACTGCCCTCGAAGCGCACCTTTCAGCTCTATTTGACCCGGCTCAAAGCCGACAATGGCGTGCTGCTGACGCGGGTGACGAACCCGGATCGCTTCAAGAGCGCCTTTCGGGTTTCCGGCGCCAACTCCCATCCCGTCACGCGCCTCAACGAGCTTTGGCAGATCGACGCTTCGCCCGCGGACGTCCTCTGCGTCGATGGCCGCCATTCGGTCTATGTCTGCATCGACATTTTCAGCCGCCGGCTCTGCATCTATCTCTCGCGCACGCCCAAGGCTGAAGCCGTCGCCCTGCTGATGCGCAAGGCGATCCTGGAATGGGGCGCGCCGGAGCGGTTGAAGCTCGACAACGGCTCGGATTTCATCGCGAAGGCCTCGCAGCGCCTCTTCGCCAGCCTCGAAATCGAGGTCGAATTCTCCGCGCCCTTCAGCCCCGAGCAGAAGGGCCATGTCGAGCGCGCCATTGGCTCGATGCAGCGCGATCTGATGCCGCTGCTGCCGGGCTTCATCGGCCACAGCGTCAAGGACCGCAAGGTCATCGAGGAGCGCAAGGCCTTCTCGGCCCGCCTCGGCCAGGATGACGCCCGCGCCTTCGGCGTGGAGCTCACCGCCAGGGAGCTGCAGGCCTATCTCGACGATTGGGCGCGGGGTCGCTACGCCTCGCGGCCCCATAGCGGGATCGACGGCGTCTCGCCGCAGGCCAAGGCCGCCTCCTATGCCGGCAAGGTCCGCCGCGTCGCCGACGAGCGCGCGCTCGATCTGCTGCTGGCGCCGCTCGCGGGCGCCGATGGGCTGCGCATGGTCGGCAAACAGGGCGTGCGCATCGACGGCAGCTTCTATCTGCCGACCACCGTCCTCCCCGGCGATCGCGTCTTCGTGCGCATGGACCCTGCCGACATGGGCCGCGCCTTCCTTTTCTCACCCGATGGCGAAACCTTCCTCGGCGAGGCGATCTGCCCCGAGCTTGCCGGCGTCGATCCGGTGGAAGCAGTGGCGCGCGCCAAGTCGGCGCAAAAGGCCTTGCTGGAAGAAGGCACGAAAGAGCTTCGCGCCGGCATGCGCCGCATCAAGCCGCGCGACATGGCGGAGGCCGTGCTGCGCCAGGGCGCATTGGAGAGCGGCAAGCTCGCCATCTTCCCGCGCCCTGCGGAAACCCACGAGACCCCGGCGCTTGCGGCGGCGAAAGAGGCGCTGAGCCCGGTGGAAGAGGTGAAGGCCTATCTCGCCGAGAAGACGCAGGAACAAGCCCCCTCGACCTCCGTCGTTCGCCTCCCCGAGACCAAGCAGCAGCGCTTCAAGCGTGCATTGGAATTGGAGGCCGCGATCGCGCGCAGCGAAGCGATTCCGACCGATCTGGCCCTTTGGCTCGGCGGCTATCAGGCCGGCGCCGAATACGCGGCGATGAAGGCCATGTTCGAAGACTTTGGTGAGCAAGCGTTGAAGTGA